Within Ovis aries strain OAR_USU_Benz2616 breed Rambouillet chromosome 3, ARS-UI_Ramb_v3.0, whole genome shotgun sequence, the genomic segment ATAGAGCTCACAGTCTGGTGGGAATAGACTTTTCAGCACCTCACCACACGGATAAACTGAAGAGGGAAGGGAGCAGAGGCTTCTGGGCTGGATCACGTTGTGAATCCCACAGTTGGGTCTCTTGGATCTTCCTGGCCAGAGGGTAGGAGTCTGTGAGGCCCACAGCCTTGGTCATGACTTAACAGCTTTCACGGGGTGCAAACAAGCTGGTTTTCCTTTGGCAAATCCTTCTCAAAGCCCTTCCCCATTTCCCAGTCCCTCCAGCTGCCTGTATTAATAAGTGTAGTAAATGAAAGCATCTGTTCAGCACAAACTTGATCAAGTTGCCCAACGAACAGGTTCTCGGCCAAATTCTCTCCAGACTGGAGAGCAAAGAGAGGCAGAGCATATGTGTGAACACTCGTCAGCTCTCTGCCCAAGGATCTTAGGATCTCAGTGTGGTTTCATCTCCTGTATCTTTGGACGTTGCAAAGGACCCTTACCAACCTTCACTGGCCAAGGAAAGCTGCTCTTCCCGAAGGGCTTTTAGAGGAAGAGCGTAGAGTGTATTTGTGGCAGTTGTTGGATTAAAATTAAGAAGGGTATAGAAATCAGTTTAAAATGAGCGTTTTTCTAACTGAGGGGCAGGTAGTGTCAGtcactttgcgaccctatgagctatagccctccaggctcctctgtccgtgggattttctggacaggaatactggagtgggttgccatttccttctccaggagatctccccaacccaggaatcaaacctgggtctcccacatggctaCAGTGATTAATGGACGTGTTTTTACCCCAGATGAGATGTTATATATTATTTGACTTTTAGGTCAGGAGCTAAATACTAAAAATCTCtgtagaaaacaatgaaatacttGATTATTGTTTCATggcaatcaattaaaaaaaaaagaaaaccttgaaaATATAGGGACAACAGAGAGAGAGCATTCTCTTATCCCTCTTGGAAGAAGAGAAGCAGGTCTGGGTAGGTTAGGAAAGGTGGTGGGAGGGATGGGAAGATTTAGGAGGAAGATGGTAGAGGGGTCGTGGTGCAGGCAGAGGGAACATGTGTGGGCCTTCTGCGTTGGTGGGGTGATCGCTCCCCTGGGAACCGTGATGACCGGTGGGAGCATCACTTGAGAACACTCTGGAATGTATGAAGCCCTGTATAAGTACGTCATGGCAATTTTACCCTTATTTTGTTTTAGTTAGTAATACATGCATATCGTACAAAAATTAAAAGGTACCTAAGGACTTTAGAGACTTTCCACTTCAGAGTGAGAAGTCTCTCTCCTGCCTCTGTTCCGTTTTCTCCGGAGGCAACCAGTACTGCCAGTTTCTTATACATCCTCTAGAGATATTTTGTAATCATACCAGCAAGCGTGTGTATATTGAAAGTAGATTATATTATAGACATTGTGACTCTTCACCCGAAATGCCTCTCACAGGTCCTGAAATACTTCAGCGCACAGTCTGCTACTGTTTTTGCACCCGAGAAGATGAACAAGAGTTCACTAATATCATACAGTATCTAGTCTATAAGTATTTACATTATCTCAGATGTTCCCCTGGATGTCTGACAGCTGCTTTTTTTCAAACAGTGATCTAATCGCCACTGTTCATGGTAGCACGCTGTATACCACCTGGCTTTTCTCCCCTTCAAACATATCTTAGAGAGCACGCCATATCAGTGAAGAAGAAGTCCCTCTTTCCTTTGCAGGCACTCTTGTGCATGTGCATAAATTCATGTAACTGGCCGTTACGAGATTTGAAAATGTTCGCTGTTACAGGAGGAATGGTAACAGTAGTGACAGCGGCTCTTGCTTGAAGACCTGATTCCTGCTGGTTCTGTGTGGACCCCTGACACATGCTTGGTCATTTAAACCTCAAGTGAACCCTTTAAAGTGAATATCAGTAtcctcccattttatagatagggTGACTGGGGGCCAGGGATGTTAAACTGAATCCACTTTGAAGACTCTGGAAACATCTTTTCCCAGACtgagtttgccttttttttattGCCTCCGAGTCTCCTCAGATTTTGATAGGCCGTCTTGTTGTACGGGAGGTTAAAGCTGTctgtgcccagcccagcccagctttCAGCTACAGCTGTTTGGTTTCGTGCCCCCTGTGTTCTGTTCCTACAGCGGCCCCAAAGATGAGAGTGCTCTCTTCCCTCCGCCTTCTTTGAGCCCCTGTGCCCACCCAGCAGCACTGTCTGTGCCCCTTGTCCTGATGGTCCTTTCTGTGTTGAGGCAGGTGGGCAGCAATGCTGGCATCGTAGGGATGACCAAGGAGCACCTGGGCTTGGCGTTGGCCCTCAACGTGCCTGTGTTTGTGGTGGTCACCAAGATTGACATGTGTCCTGCCAACATCCTACAAGGTAAGTGCGGGTGGCAGCAGTCTGTGGCACAGTCACCCACGGTGGCTCCTTGGTGATCTGCCGCCAGGGCGGTAGCCTGGGACCTTCTGCTTCCTTGGACTGTGCGTAAACCTTGGCCTGAGACTTCTGCTTCCTCCCTGTTTGGCTCTTGATCTGAGTACAGCCTAGAGTTACCTCCTGCTCATTGTTCCTTCTGGTTACAAATGCAGGATCCGTGAAGGCCCTAATCTGGCATTTCTTTTCAGTTGGTTCTAGGCAGAAGGGGTTGGGTTTTACCATCTAAGCTGGGCATATATGGAGACATTTGGGCAGAGAGTCTGGCCTTTTGCAACTAAAGGCTTCAAAACAGAGTTGTAAGACTAGGCTAGAGATGGTGGGAGAGAATTAGAGAAGGCTCCTTCTGGAGGGCCTCCTGAGGGCTTCTGTAGGTGTCTAAACATCCTAGAGATCCTCTTGTCAGATGAATTTTATCCAAGGAAACAGCATTCTGGGAACAACACTGCCCTTCTCATGGACCCCCAAGTCACTTGCGTATAGAATGTGAGTCTTCTAGAGACTCTGGAGAAACCTGACAGGTCTCAGGCCTGTGGCCTGAGCACACCCCTGCCCATTAGTCCCCTCCTGCTCTGGCAAGCATTCGCCCAGTGTCGGCCCTCCTGCTCTTCTCCAGACATTATGGCCTTTAGCACTGGGCGTCTGTCTGTCTCCTGCTGCGTCAGTAACGAGTGGACCTGTCTTGCCTTGGAAGCCTGGCCAAAGAGAAGGCTGTGTCCCCCTAATTTTGTCCCATTTCACCCTTTAAGAAACCCTGAAGCTGTTGCAGCGCCTGCTGAAGTCACCAGGCTGCCGGAAGATCCCTGTGCTGGTGCAGAGCAAGGATGATGTGATTGTTACAGCCTCCAACTTCAGCTCGGAGAGGTAATGGGTAGGGAGCAGTCACTTGGGCGCAGGCACAGAGGTTGGTTGAAATAGATGATTCTGCTCTCAGCGATGTTGCTCGGGGCTGTATGAGGTGACCCGGATTGTGAGGTGCTGGCCTCACTGAAGTTGGAGCTCAGtgtccttatctgtgaaatgggtattaTCGTCTTCACTTCGTCTTGTAAGTGTTGGGAATGATCTATGTAAAGCGCTTAGCACTGTGCGTGGCTGCTGTTTGATAGATACACAGCCATTTTTATAACTGTTTCTATTGACttgtaaaatgaatatattttatttatttgtctgcactgggtcttagttgcagcattccggatatagttccctgaccagagatcaaacccaggccccctgtattgggaatgcagagtcttagccactggaccaccagggaagtccctaatttttTTTATACTGTTGTTTCTCAAAAGCTCTTTAATCACAGATGAGTTTTGGCATTTACTCATTAGCATGTCCTTTgattctataaatatatatatatttttggccgtgctggatGACTtttgggctcttagttccctgaccacaattgaacccaggccaggaGTGAAAGTGgttgactgccagggaattccttgattccataaatattcattggatgtTTGTTTTGTGCTGGGCTTTTCATCTAGGCATTGAGAACTCAGAGTTGACTTGGGCGCAGTCCTCGTCTTCAGGGTGGTCGGCTCCTTGGTCAAAGATAGTCTCCTGGCAGTAATGAATTTTGTTGACTCCCCTGCTTCTCCCGCAGTCTTGGGGCTGTTGGCCCCTGTAGGACCCAGAGCAGCCCGACGTGTGGCCTTTCGCTCTGCCCTGGCACTGTCTTCAGTACTACCAGTTGGCCAGCAGAGGGGGTCCGTTTCAGCTGGCCCcatttcagttcattcattttgttgAGTGCCTGTTCTATACATTCCTTATTCAAGATGTAGCAAACGTGTCATTCCTGATCCTGAGAAGTTTGATTAACCGTGGAGAGCAGATAGGCAGGAAACAGTTATATAGAGAATTGATAAATAGCGAGGTCCTGCTGTGTCGCATATTCAGTATCCATGACAAATCATAATGGAGAAGAatgtatatattgaatatatatgtatgtgtgtaaccGAGTCACTTTACAGAAGGATttagcactgtaaatcaactgctatacttaagtgttttttttaaaagaagttttttgAAAACTTGGAGTCAAGGGTACCCATCTGGGAAGGATTCTCTGAAAGGAGGCGGCATTAGAGATGGGCTATtcatactgaatacagttccctgatGAGAGGATTTAGTAGTTGGATAAGAGGAAAGGAGTCCAGGCAGGCAGATTAGAGTAAACAAGTGCATGGGAATGAAAAAAGCTTTGAGGAGAAGGGAGGATTCACCAGTCCAGCTGGAATACAGGACTCTGGAAGAAAAGCTGGTAGGGGTGTCGGGAGGAGGGATTCCGGCTGGTATTTCGCCAGTGGAGAGTCGGTTAAGGGTTTAAGGATGTATGTACTGTAAGAAGAAGGGTTACTCACGAGCGCCCGGAATAGGGCAGTGGTGCCAAGACAAGAGAGGAGGGGACAGATTTCAGGGACAAAATGGTGTAAGGAGAGGAGGCCTTAGGCACAGGATGATGGGCTAGGCGGGGCCTGGGAGGCCAGTGACAGGGTGGCGGGGGCACCCTCAGTCACAGCAGCCGTGCCTGAGGCCTCCTGCTGCTCCTCCCTGCTCAGGCAGGTGCTCACCACGGGCGTgcctttcttcctctgtctccacACCGCCCCCCCACCAGGATGTGCCCGATATTCCAAATCTCCAACGTCACAGGCGAGAACCTCGACCTGCTCAAGATGTTCCTCAACCTGCTCTCCCCTCGCACCAGCTACCGGGAGGAGGAGCCTGCCGAGTTTCAGATTGATGACACCTACTCCGTCCCGGTGCGTGCATTTCAGTGAGCTGAACCAGGCTTGGGGCACTGAGTGGTGCTTCCTCCCCTGGTTGGGGCCAGCCTGTGCTGCGGATGGACTCACTGGGCCGGGATCTTCTCTGCAGGGTGTGGGGACCGTGGTGTCTGGGACAACACTGAGGGGCCTGATCAAGCTGAACGACACACTGCTGCTGGGCCCAGATCCCTTGGGTAACTTCCTGTCGATTGCTGTCAAATCCATCCATCGCAAGCGCATGCCTGTCAAGGAGGTACGCGGGGGCCAGACTGCTTCCTTCGCCCTGAAGAAGGTGAGTGTGAAGAAAGCTATAAGCTCCCTCAGGCTCTGCGTCACGCTGGGCTCTGACTCATCTCCAGCTCTCAACAGCTGCTCTGCAAGGCAGGGAGTGCTGACCtcacttttacagatgaggagactgaagctcagagagccTGAGTGACTTGTCAGGCTCTCGGGGAGCATAccgggacttgaacccaggcctgCGGTCTCCTGAGCTCCTCCTGAGCTCCTCTGTTCCTCCACATAGTGTCTGGCCGTGGTACCCTGCACCCGGGGTGAGGTCAGCTGGGGGCCTGCCTGCTCTGCAGAGGGTCTTTCTACCCGGGGCTGTTGAGGTCTCTTGCAGATTCTCTTGCCATTCAGCTTTCAGTTCCTGGGGCAGGAGACTGGGGTGACTGCTGAGTCCTGGGTCACCCACTTTTCCCACCAAACAAATTAGCCAGCAACGCCAAACTTTCTACTTTCCATCAGTTGTATTGTGCTTTCCCTATTTTTCCCACTTGAGTACTTGCCTGTCTTTGCCCTTTCGCCACTCACTTAATTCTAGCCTATCCACAAGGTCTGGCTGAAATGATACTTCTGACTGGTCTTTCCTGACCCCCCAGTAACTACCCCCTGACGGAGCCCTAAAGTCTGCCTGGGACAGTCTGCCCTAGAAAGCTGGTGGTCCAGCGCAACGAGAGGTCAAGGCCCCTTTGGTCCCGGTTCCCAGAGGGACTCCTGCCTCGCTACACCAGCGCATGAAGCCAGACAGCATTACTGTCCCTGAGGTCTGGGGTTCCCTCTTGTTTCCAGATTAAGCGCTCATCCATCCGGAAGGGCATGGTGATGGTTTCTCCACGCCTGAATCCCCAAGCTTCCTGGGAGTTTGAGGCCGAGATCCTGGTCCTTCACCACCCCACCACAATCAGCCCGCGGTACCAGGCCATGGGTAGGTGTCAAAGGGCACTGCCAGCCGGAAGTGCCCAGCTccagcagccctcaccccaaaGTTTCAGCTGCAGCCAAGAGTTGGGTCTCTGTCCTGTTCAGTGACGCTATCCCCTCTGTTCCACCTACAACCTTCAGCCTGTGGTCTGTTCATTCTTGTAAACACTAACCAAGCGCTGGCTCTGTGCCGGGCACTGGAAACTCAGACTTGCCCTCAGGGACCTCACTCTCAGTCCTTCAGCAGACATCTGCCAAGcactgctgtgtgccaggcagtgaTGCTAAGGTGCTCGGGGACAAAGACAAGATGGGTGAGGGCACTGCCCTCAAGAAGCCCAAAGTCCAGAGAAGGCACGCATTCCACCAGAGTGCCTGTGTTCAAGAATTAGGACAGTGGGTCCAGGGACCAGCGGGGTCTGTTAACTGGAGGACAAAGTGGGAGAGTGTGAGGCAGGATCAGTCTGAGAGCAGGCCTCCAGCTCACATAGCCACCCTCGGCCCCTCCAGGTTTAGCCTGCTGCATAGCTCAAGCACGGTTCATGCTTTCACTCACTGCCTCCCCTGCCCTGAGGCCCCTGGGCGGTTCAGGCCTCTGCTGACCTCCTGGCTCCCTTGGCAGTGCACTGTGGGAGCATCAGGCAGACGGCCACCATCCTGAGCATGGATAAGGACTGTCTGCGCACTGGGGACAAGGCCACCGTTCATTTCCGCTTCATCAAGACCCCTGAGTACCTGCACATAGACCAGCGGCTAGTGTTCCGGGAAGGCCGCACCAAGGCCGTGGGCACCATCACTAAGGTATGGCCGggcagaccaccttgcctgcctgcAGGAAGTACCAGGGGCTTCCAGTTCTAGCCTGTGAGCACAGCACGCTCTTCTTGAGAAGCCCTGTGAAATCTTACCAAGTGCCATCTGCTCTGCTGCCCTGAGAGGCATCCCTAGACCTCCCATCCTTCTGGGCTTTGGTGGAGACCACAGTGGAGAGAAGGTGGGGGTTGAGGCATGGCAGTCATCGGTAGGAGAGAATGGTGGGAGAATTTCCTGGCCTAGGCGGGGTCAGCTTCTGAGAAGCTGGGCACAGGCTCCAGTGGCCTGGCTGGGGCAGTGCCCTCACAGTAGTAGGTCCAGCTGGAGCGCGTGCTGGCCAGCAGTGGGCACAGGCTCGACGAGCTCTTTGTGTCCTGGAGCCTGCCTCACGCCCTCTGCAGACTTCATCCGTGACCTCGAGTAGGGGCCCTTGAGAGAGTGGTCTGACCCTTGCTCCATACATCCTGTCTGAGATCTTGGAATAAGGCTCAGGCTTGCTTTCTCTCCTTAGGCCCATCCGCGTGACCCTGGGCCTGCAGTGTGTgttgaggagaggggaggatcATGTCCTTGAAGGCCCCCTTGCTTCAGACTGGCTGAGGGTTTGGCTGAAGCTACTAGCACGTGCTCTAGTACCCTTGGGGATGCAGCCGGGCCTGTTCCCTGCTTTGAGATTGGACTGGGATCATCAGGGAAGGCTCTGAGTCAGTCCTTCCTGGGTGGTAGCTCTTAAAAATTCTGATGGCAGCACACCAAAGGCTTCCAGCTCCTGGGAGACTCACTTGGTCTTTTTGGGAAGCCTGAAATGAAAACTTGCCCCAGACTCTTGTTCCATGGGCAGCAGAAGGTACGGTTGATGCTCGGGGCAGGCTGGACCCCCCAGCCCGGGAGCTGAGCTGAGTAGCAGATGCTGGGGTTCACAGGTTGTGGGAAGAGCAGCCGGGGTGGGGAATAGCCTGGAACCCTTCTGGGCTGGGCGGAGACCGGTGAGACACTGGCCCCGACCACGGCAGCCCGCGTGCACTGAGTGGAGAGGGCATCTCGCCACCCTCCGGCCCCCGCCTGCCTCGCCCAGGCCCAGCCAGGCCAGGGGTGGGAGGTCCCTGAGACCTTGGGCTGGAGCgggggcagctgagcccatgcatGGCCGGCAACTCCAGTCTCACGCCCACCTGCTTGGTTCTGGCAGCTCCTGCAGACCACCAACAACTCCCCAATGAACTCCAAGCCCCAGCAGATTAAAATGCAATCGACGAAAAAGGGTCCCCCGCCCAAAAGAGAAGAGGGGGCCCCCTCTGGAGGGCCCACAGTCGGGGGCCCCCCACCAGGAGATGAAGCTTGCTCCCTAGGGGCCACCCAGCTGGCTGCATCCAGCAGTCTCCAGCCACAGGTGAGTGCTTCCCCGGCCAGCTCAGGCGGGCGGGGGCgagagtggggggagggggtgactCACAGAAGAGCCAGGCAGCCTTTGCCAGCCTGCCGTGTCCTTGCGTTCCTCGGTGGGTGTCTCCCACACTCCAGGCCTGTAAGTGTTCTCCAAGTGGGAGCTTTTGGTCTCttaaagcagtggttttcaagCTTGAGATGTGGCGATGTGGCCTACGTAAAGTCAACCTAATGAGTCAGACCAGCATTTAGTTTTAatgaactagaataaaaaaatgTCAGAGTTTCCCTGTCACAATAAGAGCGAGTGGTGTATGTGTAAGAATACAAGTGATGTGTGATGCGTGCACACTGCAGCCCCAGGTGTCCGAAAGATGCTGCCTTCAAGGCTCCTTCTGGGCCCCTTCCCCGACGTGATGTGAGGGGTGGGTGGCCTCGGGCCCCGGTCAGTGTGGCTCTCACTCAGAACCTCCGGGCAGCTCCGGGCCCTGGAGTCCTCTCCTGGCGCCCCCACATTGCTCCTTTCCAGAGTCTTCCCTGACTCCTCTCTGGAGAGAGAGCTTCTGCCTAGACCCCTCCTTCCTGCTCTCCCCCCGCCCTCCTGTCGAGTCTCCCCTCTGCCGCCTCTGCACGCTTTCCCTTTGCACGTGTCAGCGGTGGCACCTGTTCGCTCCCACCCCCTGTGTGCCCCCTGAACTGCTCCTCACACCCTGATCACTGGGACCCACCGCCTGCGAGGAAGGCAGGGTGGGCGCTGGCTCCATCCCAGAGAGCCGCTCACTCATGGGCGGCCCCCGCTCCCCAAGGCCCCT encodes:
- the GTPBP1 gene encoding GTP-binding protein 1 isoform X3; this translates as MEASYATVKSMAEQIEADVILLRERQEAGGRVRDYLVRKRVGDNDFLEVRVAVVGNVDAGKSTLLGVLTHGELDNGRGFARQKLFRHKHEIESGRTSSVGNDILGFDSEGNVVNKPDSHGGSLEWTKICEKSTKVITFIDLAGHEKYLKTTVFGMTGHLPDFCMLMVGSNAGIVGMTKEHLGLALALNVPVFVVVTKIDMCPANILQETLKLLQRLLKSPGCRKIPVLVQSKDDVIVTASNFSSERMCPIFQISNVTGENLDLLKMFLNLLSPRTSYREEEPAEFQIDDTYSVPGVGTVVSGTTLRGLIKLNDTLLLGPDPLGNFLSIAVKSIHRKRMPVKEVRGGQTASFALKKIKRSSIRKGMVMVSPRLNPQASWEFEAEILVLHHPTTISPRYQAMVHCGSIRQTATILSMDKDCLRTGDKATVHFRFIKTPEYLHIDQRLVFREGRTKAVGTITKLLQTTNNSPMNSKPQQIKMQSTKKGPPPKREEGAPSGGPTVGGPPPGDEACSLGATQLAASSSLQPQPKPSSGGRRRGGQRHKVKSQGACMTPASGC
- the GTPBP1 gene encoding GTP-binding protein 1 isoform X1, whose translation is MAAERSRSPMESPVPASMFAPEPSSPGAARAAAAAARLHGGFDSDCSEDGEALNGEPELDLTSKLVLVSPTSEQYDSLLRQMWERMDEGCGETIYVIGQGSDGTEYGLSEADMEASYATVKSMAEQIEADVILLRERQEAGGRVRDYLVRKRVGDNDFLEVRVAVVGNVDAGKSTLLGVLTHGELDNGRGFARQKLFRHKHEIESGRTSSVGNDILGFDSEGNVVNKPDSHGGSLEWTKICEKSTKVITFIDLAGHEKYLKTTVFGMTGHLPDFCMLMVGSNAGIVGMTKEHLGLALALNVPVFVVVTKIDMCPANILQETLKLLQRLLKSPGCRKIPVLVQSKDDVIVTASNFSSERMCPIFQISNVTGENLDLLKMFLNLLSPRTSYREEEPAEFQIDDTYSVPGVGTVVSGTTLRGLIKLNDTLLLGPDPLGNFLSIAVKSIHRKRMPVKEVRGGQTASFALKKIKRSSIRKGMVMVSPRLNPQASWEFEAEILVLHHPTTISPRYQAMVHCGSIRQTATILSMDKDCLRTGDKATVHFRFIKTPEYLHIDQRLVFREGRTKAVGTITKLLQTTNNSPMNSKPQQIKMQSTKKGPPPKREEGAPSGGPTVGGPPPGDEACSLGATQLAASSSLQPQPKPSSGGRRRGGQRHKVKSQGACMTPASGC
- the GTPBP1 gene encoding GTP-binding protein 1 isoform X2, with the protein product MTALLNGEALLLMNSTRARVLEVSDGTEYGLSEADMEASYATVKSMAEQIEADVILLRERQEAGGRVRDYLVRKRVGDNDFLEVRVAVVGNVDAGKSTLLGVLTHGELDNGRGFARQKLFRHKHEIESGRTSSVGNDILGFDSEGNVVNKPDSHGGSLEWTKICEKSTKVITFIDLAGHEKYLKTTVFGMTGHLPDFCMLMVGSNAGIVGMTKEHLGLALALNVPVFVVVTKIDMCPANILQETLKLLQRLLKSPGCRKIPVLVQSKDDVIVTASNFSSERMCPIFQISNVTGENLDLLKMFLNLLSPRTSYREEEPAEFQIDDTYSVPGVGTVVSGTTLRGLIKLNDTLLLGPDPLGNFLSIAVKSIHRKRMPVKEVRGGQTASFALKKIKRSSIRKGMVMVSPRLNPQASWEFEAEILVLHHPTTISPRYQAMVHCGSIRQTATILSMDKDCLRTGDKATVHFRFIKTPEYLHIDQRLVFREGRTKAVGTITKLLQTTNNSPMNSKPQQIKMQSTKKGPPPKREEGAPSGGPTVGGPPPGDEACSLGATQLAASSSLQPQPKPSSGGRRRGGQRHKVKSQGACMTPASGC